The genomic window GCAGACAAAGTGAGGACTGGCCAAAATGGAAAGATGCAATTGAAGCAGAATTAAACTCACTCTACAAAAGACAagtttttggacctgtagtctgaACACCTGAAGGTGTGAAGCCAATTAGATACAGATGGGTTTTCGTACGAAAACGAAATGAAAAAGGTGAAATTATAAGATATAAAGCTCGACTTGTTGCTCAAGGATTTTCCCAaagacctggaattgattttgatgaGACATATTCACCTGTAATGGATGCAAGCACTTTTTCGATATCTAATAAGCCTAgtagcacatgaagggcttaatttgcacATGATGGGTGTTGTAACAGcttatctgtatggttcacttGATAGTAAAATTTACCAGATGCACACAACTTCGAATCTCGAGAACCCTACTCCATAAGATGCgaaaataatgataaatttcTAATTTGGCATGACCGGTTGGGTTATCCCGATTATATAATGAtgcgaaaaataattgaaaatttatgcggtcatcaattaatgagtagggaaattattcaatcaaataaattttcatgcagCTCTTGCTCGCATGGGAAGGTGATAATTCGGCCATCACTAACAAAAACTGGAAATGAATCTATCTGTTTTTTAGAGCGTATACATGGTGATATTTGTGGGCCAATACAGCCATCATGTGGACTATTtagatattttatggttttaattgaTGCATCAACTAGATGGTCACATGATTGTTTGTTGTCAACTCGCAATCAAGCGTTTGCGAGATTGCTAACTCAACTGATTCGAATAAGAGCTCATTTCCGTGATTATCCTGTCAAGAAAATTCGTCTTGATAATATTGCAGAATCTTCATCTCATGCATTTAATGAGTATTGTATGACTATTGGAATTGACATTGAACAAGCAGTAGCATATGTTCATACACAAAATGGACTTGCAGAAtcatttattaaaagaataaagttAATTGCAAAACCGCTGATTATGAGATACAAACTCccaatttctgcttggggatatgCAATTTTGCATGCTGCAATATTTATTCGCATCAGGCCAACAAGTTACCACACCTCTTCCCCTTTACAATTAGTCTTTGGTAAAGAACCTAATATTTCCCATCTAAGAATTTTTGGATGTGCGGTGTATGTTCTAATTTCTCTACTACATCGCAATAAGATGGGTCTTCAAAGGGGGATGGGAATATATGTTGGATATGAATCTTCATCTATTTTAAAGTACCTTGAACCAACAACAGGGGATTTATTCACTGCTCGTTTtgctgattgtcatttgatgaatcaaattttccagcattagggggagagaataagaAGTTGGAAAAAGAGATCAGTTGGAAAAAGAGATCAGTTGGAATGAATTATCATTAACTCATCTTGATCCTCGAACAAAACTATGTGAACTAGAAGTTCAAAAGATAATTCTGCTGCAAAACTTAGAAAATCAATTACCAAATGCATCCAATGATCCAAAAGGTGTGACTAAATCATATATACCAGCTATAAATGCTCCAATAAAAATTGATATCCATGTTGGACAATCAAATGAGTCTCAACCACGCCTGAAGCGTGGCAGACCAATCagttccaaagataaaaatcaTCGAAGAAAGGGAGCTAAgaataaagatgacccaagtgaggatatataAAATCTAAAAGTACCTTCAGACATAATAAACATTTCATCTCTAGAAGAGACTGACCAGGTACCTAAAactcatgaaaataaagagatctcgataaattatgtccaaaATGGAATACAATGGAACATAAACAAAGTCGGCATTGATGATGTTTTtgcatacaatatagcgctaaatgaGATAAATGACAAAGAGGATCAGGAACCAATGTCTATCAAAATTTGCAGACAAAGTGAGGACTGGCCAAAATGGAAAGATGCAATTGAAGCAGAATTAAACTCACTCTACAAAAGACAagtttttggacctgtagtccgaacacctgaaGGTGTGAAGCCAGTTAGATACAGATGGGTTTTCGTACGAAAACGAAATGAAAAATGTGAAATTATAAGATATAAAGCTCGACTTGTTGCTCAAGGATTTTCCCAaagacctggaattgattttgatgaGACATATTCACCTGTAATGGATGCAAGCACTTTTTCGATATCTAATAAGCCTAGTAGCACATGGAGGGCTTAATTTGCACATGATGGGTGTTGTAACAGcttatctgtatggttcacttGATAGTAAAATTTACCAGATGCACACAACTTCGAATCTCGAGAACCCTACTCCATAAGATTAAACAAGTCTCTCTATGGGGTGAAACAATCTGGACAAATATGGTATAATCGTCTTAGTGAATATTTGGTTAGAGaaggatatacaaataactccatttatccttgtatttttataaaagatcaggaaatgaatttgcaataatagctgtctatgtggatgacataaatattattggaactcctaaaGAGCTCCCAAAAGCtatgaattgtttaaagaaagagtttgagatgaaggacctagaaaagacaaaattatgtctaggtttgcaaattgaacatttggacaaagaaatatttgtacatcaagaaggctatatagaaaaaaTGTTAAAACGATTTTATATGGACAAAGGTCACccgttgtctactccaatggttgttagatcattagatgtggagaaagatcctttcaggcctcgagaaaaggatgaagaattgcttggtcctaaagtaccatatcttagtgcaattggtacactaatgtaccttgctaattatacacgtcctgatatatcatttgctgtaaatctattagcaagatacagtttttcacctacacgaagacatcggaacagagtcaaacatatacttcgttaccttagaggtacaatagacatgggtttattttatacaaaagTATCCAGATTCAAATTAACAGGTTATGCACATGTAGGTTACTTGTCATatcctcacaatggtagatcacaaacaggttatttgtttacatgtggggGTACCGCTATTTCATGGAGGTCGATTAAACAAACCATGGCAgcaacatcatctaatcatgcagaACTTTTAGCATTACATGAGGCGAGTCGAGAATGTGTTTGGTTAAGATCCTTAATTCAGAACATTCCAAATACTTgtggtttatcttttgaaaaattaaatacaatgaccatatatgaagataatactgCATGCATGACTCAATTGAAAGATGGTTACATTAAAGGAGACCGGACAAAACACATTTCCCAAAGTTCTTTTTTACTCAtgatcttcaaatgaatgatgatataagcatccaacaaatttgttcatgtgataaccttgcaaaccttttcacaaagtcactcccAAGTAGAATTTTTAACCAACTAGTACAAAAGATTGATCTTCATCGAAGAAATGACCGTTCAACCGAGGGGGGTAAatgaaaggatattgtactctttttccttcactagatttttttccactgagttttttctagtaaggttttaacgagacatatcctcaatggacatccaagggtgagtgttatgaatatttatgttagtggatgtccatccttctcctagtttttcatcttcctattccatacttaatatgtgtgattttctatctcccttgagtcctataaatagagatccaCATTGCAATGTAAAGTACACTTGAAAgaagataatataatattgctttctctcttctctacctctctttgatctctatatagttttatttagtttataacattaatataattttttgcaTTTTCTAGGATTCGAACTCGTGACTTAAAGTAGAGACTCTATGTGattatgaattttaaaaaatgaagataAATTTTAGAAGATGCCACATAGGATTATGAGTGATGTGGCAAAAATAGTTTGATGTGacaaaaatgattttatatggAAAATATATTGGGAATCTATTTTAATACATATAGTAAATTTAGGCAAAAGACTAAAGTTGGTGTAAGAGAATGTAAGGATGAAATGAACCATCTTCTTGTTGATTAAGATGAGTCATTATGCATAAACACCTCTTAATCTCTATACACCTATTTAACACGTCTTACATTATCTCGACTCTCAAGCTTTGATCATATAATAGTAAATTCTAATTTAATGTGCATATTAAGAATATTTGGCATCTACAATTGAGCTCAGGTAAAATCATAGTAGTCTACAGTTGAACTTAGGTAAAATCATAGTTGTATAGTTATAGAAGAATTATATCATCAAATGAAAAGTTGTTGTATAATTTAAACCATTAACGTACATCAATTATATCTTCTTGTAATAGTCACCATTGAATCtataaaatgataaataattaaacaaacctAAGGCATGTATGTAAATTTCTCAAGATTCAATAGTTTTTCTCAGTATGAATATAAGGTAGCAAATAAAGAAAATCATTTGTAATATGGCAGTGTTCCGCTAGGGAACTAGGAATAATAGTAACCACTGAACCTACAAAATGTTAAATAATTGAACAAACCTAAAGTGTGTATGAACATATTCCTTCCGGATTTATTTGCTCATAAATCCCTTGGGATTCAATAGATTCTTTTTAGTATGAATATGAGGTagaaaatcaacaaaaaattcaTTTGTAATATGACAGTGTTCCGCTAGGAAACTATAAATAATTGTTGTAACGATGAAGTAGGGTCTTAATACAGCGAAGCAGATCTCTGATATCAGGGTTGTCTCAATTTTTTAGAGGCCCTGTGTAGGTAATTATCGGTCCTATTTAAGCCAATTTTAATAGTGGCAAAAgtttatgaggccctatttagtTACAGTTTAACCATAAGaaatttgaggccctgtgcggtagcccgtcttgcacaccctcaaagacggccctgtcTGATATGGCGGTGCGGGTGGACTTGCAAGTTTAGCGCTCCAATGCCCAAGTCAGTAGGAGAATGAGAAGCGAAGTGGGTTATGGATTAGAAAGAGAATACCTCAAATCATACGTGAGATGTTTTATATATGATTGGCGGTTATGGACGTCCCATACTATTTCGGCGTGTGACATAGAAAACTGTCCGATGACATCTAATGATAGACATTAGTCCTTGACATGGATCAAGTGTGCAGCTCTAGTGTAGGTTTGCACTATATCTTCGACACTTTAGTGAAGTGACTTGGACTAATGAGTGGACCGCACTCTTTTAGACATATGGCCAATCCAGAACACTTGCCCTCTAACACTTTTTGTGGCGTAGCAATGGAAAATGTTTAGAACACTAAGTCGGGCTCATTGCTTGGATAAgtgaaaaagatttggaaatcGACTTAAGTGGCTTTGGGAATAGGTGTATTAAATGCTACTTTCATCTTTGAAACCTCTTCTTTGATCGCACTTAGATGTGTCCCTAACCCCTTTTTGTAGGGTGTGGGCCTTCCCTCTAGGGTGCTCAAATATATTTTAGAGTGGTTATATAAGACCGTTGATTTACTTTATTTGTCTTACTATATAAAATTTACTTCTGATTCCTAGTTGCGTTTTCACTCTTTGCGCAAATTATAAGGTgacaaattttaatataaaatgaaaagataaaaatgTGAATGAAGAGAATGCAAAGATTTCGAcaaaaagtaaaatatataaaataacttaatgtaaaagactttgtatTGATGAAATATGGTGTTTGCATACATACATTGCACTCGGTTAGACTATTTTCTCACTTTACTCTGATACTTTGAGTATATTGAATTTTTTGCAGTAATTTCAACACACCAAATCTAACACTAGAATTTCCTATTTATACTGAAATCTAAAAAAGTGTAACAAACGTTCCTTTATCCAAAAGTTGACACATCTTCGCTTGCATGTTTTTCGCCTTTAACTTGCTTCCACACGTCCTTTGAATGCGGATAAGGCCAAAAAGCAGTTATTTAGCCTCGTTTCATATTCCAACTTCCTCGGTCGACATGCTCTTCAAATCACTTTAAAAATTACTAAGTCCCCAACACTATTGTGCGTATAGGAACTTTGGCACATTCCCTTGAACATGTATGTCGAAATAGTTTTCTAACCTATTTGTCGAAGAAATGCTAACATAATCAACTAAATTTCTCCAAACGTTTAAAACTTCTTTTTGACACGCTGAAGTTTGAAATATGTCAACAACAAAAAACATTTgctaatataaaattaataaattttattataaccttctttattttcttattataacCTTTTAATACATTTCATTTTAtccaataataaaatttataaattaaacttGATGTGGAAACAAATAGTGGAACAAATATCTCACTTGTCCACACACCAACTGAccataaaaacaataatttttaataaaaaaattgacaaGACAAACATTCACTAAATTGACCTTCAAGTTCAACAACTTCAAATTAACTAGTCTCAAGACAAAAGAATTTAACACCACACCCCTCCCTCTCATAACAAAAGTAAACGCACATTCCTCATCATCACTTCTTGTATTCTAGTACAACAATACATCAATATCCTTTATTTTAGATCGTGTGGTTAATTTCGTTTCCCTTTTCTTAAATTCCCAGAAAACTTTTGTTCTGTTTCAACCGTCTCAAACTCTACGTGAACCAATTCTGATTCTGTTTCTTTATTGTTTCCAACCATACAAATTTTCCCTCTTTCTGTTTTCTCTCACTCTCTTTTCGATTCATTTAAATTTTATACCAACTTTTCGTTTCATCTTCATGTTCTGTTTGTTTCCCCTGTTTTGTTTTTCTCTCTGTGTTAAATTGAATTGAACCGATGTTTTGGTTCCTCCAAAATTAAAAACTTTGGAGGAATTTGAGAATTGGGTTGTGATTTTATGCCAATTAGATCAAATGGGTTTGTGTCAAGTTTGTAGATTTTCCTGAATTTAGGGttgaatttttcaatttttttttggagGAGTATTGTTGTTGATGGTGATGGATACTGTGTCTAAGAAGGATGGTGTTAATGGGTGTGTCAAGAAGCCTCTGGCTGTGGCTGTGGCTGTGGCTTCTTTGGAAATGGATCGTAAACAGGATGAAGATCGTGTAAATGGAAAAAATGATAGTGATTCGAATTCTTTGTCGACACTCCCCAGAAAAGGAGGAATGTCACGGAAATTGAATAAGAGTAAGACAAGTAGGAGAGTGCAGTGGAATGATATGATTGGAAACAAGCTTGTTGAAGTGTTGGAATATGAACCAAGGTAAATTTTTGTCTGGTTCATTACAGTTTTGTACTAATTGTTTCTTTTCAATTCtaatgttttttgttgttgttatcttTTCATTGTTTCCAAATGTTTTACATGCTATGCCTGAAACTTCAATTATATCAACTGTTATTACTTGTTGTTAGTTTGTGACCAAAACTCATTTGAACCATACTATACTAGAAAGGGAGGGAGGAAAAGGAGTTGATATAGGtttgttttccttattatttttttaaattattacctGTGTGGATGTGTCGGTATGAGTGTCATGTCTGGTGTCTGTGTGTGCTTCATAGATCTCAAAGGGTTTTGAAGGTAAAGGTTTTGATTTTTTGAAGGATAGGCTTGTGATACATATAAGCTCTGAGTGGATTCTGAAGGAACTGATAGTGCAACTAATTAAATTGAGGGAGGGTGTGATTCATATTGTAAAGACAAGATGTTAGGAGAAAAAGAACTTCAGTAGTGTACGGAGAAACGGAAATAAAACTCAATGTATTTGTTAAAATTGGTAAACCTTAGATTATGATTGAAACTATGGGAGAGAACAAGAGCAGAAGCAAACCAGGGGATAGCCTTTACGATGATTCAGAAATTTTGACGGTTCAATCACAATTCTGTCGCAGTTCGAGCAGTTTATAGAGGTTGCGCCATGATCCAAAGATTTCACCGGTTAGATGTTCAGTTTTAAGAATATTGATTGGAAGATGCCCTAGAGGCTAGAAGCAACCTGACTTGGGGTGACCAATGCAAAACTTTTTAGTATAACATAACAAATTTCattgattcttttttctttgATAGTCGAAGCTTTCATGTCTTCTTGCGGAATGCTATCGTGTCAACTAACTTTTGGAATGCAATACACCTTATGATTGATTCATTTCCTACAATGTCAATGTTTTTAAAAGTGGTAAACTTACATTTGATCGCCCTATTGTGTGTGCAGTGATGATAGTGACTCGGAGGATGACGACTCTTGTCTCTGCTCATTAATGTAGAGAGGATCCTGATAACCTGTCTCAAACTGAGTAGATCGAGGGGAAACATTATTAAGGCTGCTAGAGCCTGAATTTGACGCGCTAATATAATGATTAGTACCTACTCTCCAATAACCAAGACAAACATCTCATTGTGATTGCCATTGTTTGGATCTAGTTCCTCTGATCAGGTTTTGACAATTTCTTAGGTGGAATCCGTGCCAGTTCTCTACGAAGATCAAACTAAACACGCGGCATCCGTCAATTTTGATTAAGACTGTGCTGATAGGAGCACGGCTTCCATGTATAAAAACTAAATGAGCATTTTCATGCTTCTCTAAGTATTTGACATTCAATTGCTGTTCATGCTGTAAATGGTAGAGGTGGTACCTCGGActtttttctgtttattatttTCCTAGTCACTCAATATACAGAATGAATTTTAATGACAAGCACTTGTACTCGTGTAATTCTGCTACAAGGGTTCTTTGGTTCTGTCTGTTCCATTGCTGTAGAATCAGCTTGTGCTAATGGAGTTTATACAGTTATACTTTTCAAATATCAACCTATTTTTTCTAAGATTGTCTACAGAAAAAACCACTTTTAACTATTTCAAAGATTGCTTAGTAGCTCCATaacaccgacacctctgaaaatGGGTGTGTCAGTGTTTTGTCGAACATTGACACCGACACTTGTAATTACGTTCAACTTATTCGTATTTTCCAAATTATTACTAATCTTGATGTATCAATGTCGTGTCCGTGTCAAATGTTTCGTAGTCTAGTAGTAGAATATATGTAAAGATAAAAATGTATCAATATGAGCATGAGATTTGAGAACACCTCAAATTGCATAGCTGCAACATGAAGATAAAACATCAACAAACAcactctcctttgatttgattacaACATAACCCGTTCACAAACCCAAAACAAAACAATTACATGCACAAATTAGACACACATACAACCAAATCATCCTGACAAACTATTTTCTTAATGaataatcaatcatcaaaaacctaaaaaattgACACTTTATATTGTTCTTCACCAATTAATATTCTCTAAGTTTCTGTTTCTTCAATCACTCTGCTGTATCATTGACAACGAATTGTACTGGAAACATTATAGTTAGGAGAAACCAGCCAGTTTGAAAGACTAGCATCAACCGCAATTTCTTTCAACAAAGGCTTTGACTGAAGATCATTTGATTCCAAAATACAAGGTGAGACTAAAGGCAGCATGCTTGTATTTTCCTCCGATGGAGCATTTTCCTTTCTCCTGTTTTTATTTGATATAACTTTTGCTTTGATTGCTTTCCACTGAGTTAGATTCTCCACCGGAAGCAGAACAGAATTCATGTTCATGCTCCTCTCTCGTCCACTCGAATTCGATTTCACCTCAGCGTCGTTTGAAGCAAGTGCCTTCTGATTCTTCATCCCATTTTCATCACATACTTCATCATCACCATAATTCTCGCAACTTTCATAgccctcatcatcatcatcatcatcccaaTCATACTCTTCATCAAACTCATCATCAATATCAGACTCCTCATATACCATCTCATCCTCTTCATCCTGATCATAACCACAGTTATAATATCTATGATTCGACGGGTATCGAATTACCTCAGCTTCAGATCCATCTCCCAAAACCCTTCCCTCTGATTTCACATCAAtgtccttattttcttcttcctcGTTCTCCAACACCTGATAAGAACTAGGGTTCGCCTCATATATCTGTAAATTCAAGTTAAAActaactttcttcttcttcttggcttTAACACCACTCTTCTCCTTCTCTTGATCTCTACCTCTAACAGATAAAATAAAGAATCAATCTTTATATCGATACATTCAAGAAAATGAAAAGACAAATAAATACAAACCTGGGTTCAGAATAAGGGATAATCGCTTTTTCTGTTATAGCAAGAACTTCATAGTTTCCATATTTCTGCAAAAAGATAACATTTTTATTACTGAATTAGTAAAAATCAAGAGAAGTTGAAAATGGGTGGTTTTGTTATAGACTTACTTGGCTTTCTCGAGCTAGGACTTTGTAGAGAGTCTTTCTGCGTTTTCTTTTAGTGGATAAACCAAAACACTGAAGAAAACAACCcatgttctttctttctttcgcTGTTGGAAAGAGAAGAAAGAATGTTTACGAAGTCGTTGCTAATTAAGAGTAATTAAAGAAAGTGATATGAATGCAACCAGAGAGAGAGTGTGTGGAGGAACATGTGAGAAGTTTTAAAGCCGTTTGGCTCCAACAAGTTactgtttttgtttgaaaaatgcTAACGTTAGACTTTTAATGATGGTTGTGTTGTTGTGGGCGCAACAAATTTTTTATTCGTTTTGTGTGAGGGGAATAAGGTTCAGATCTGAAAATCTTTGCTCTCTTCTATTTGAATATTtgtcttatctttttcttttaataaaaataatgattttatggaattatttatttttacatatgcAATAGAATGGTggattttttagaaaataattttagttttaaacaattaattaataatcaaaatttattttactCTCAAATACTCTATTTTAGAAAATATATACATTTAGAAAGTGATATCTCATCACACCCCTTAATTCTTTAAGTCACCTGGCGAAATTCCAATTATGTTTCCTAGATGCACATTCGAAagcaactttttttttaaaaaaaaaattaattttttccgTAGGTACATATACGGAACATGCTAAAAACAAAGTGTTTCGTAGATGTACTTGCGGAACATTCTGCTATATATAAAATCACCTGCATTTCACTCATAAACtccaatttttataacaaaaatggaacatTAAAGTAATGCAATGTAAAGACAACGAAATATAGTACACCAAAATAATACATCGTATAAATCATCAGTCATAATGtcaaatacataatcaaaataaaaatacataaatgaaataaaaataaagacaTCAAAAAAATCTCTGGCATCACCAATGTGTGTGTCggataggggtggcaaacgggcatgcctgcaccgtttaggcccgccccgcaaaagcccgcgaaaaaacggggcgCGGCGGGGATATtagagagtgcgggtctaaaaccttctcccgccccgcaaaaaaatgAGTGCGGGGCGGGGAAAACCCGCGGACATTGaattttttaggcctaaaaatagtaaaattgtatgaaaaaactcatgcccgcaaaagcccgtaaaaaaacggggcggggcggggcggggacactaaagggagcgggcctaaaacctccccccgccccgcaaaaaagtgcgggtaaaacgggcttttACCGtaggccgggcccgttttgccacccctagtgtcGGACATCATCCCCCGCCACTCCTCTGCCTCTAGCCCCGCCTCTGCATCCATCACGACGTCTGTTGCCTACTCTGCCTCTACCGTCAAGTGCCCCACCTGTCCTAGCACGATGTCGATGGTACAAAAATGTCTCCTCTGCGATCTTAATGATACCATCCACTACACGTCTGCCATCAAACCtctcaaggaagaaaccatcggcAATACCTGCCTGTGCCATGACAGCTATTTGACGACACCGTTGAAGAACATCGTCAGTGTGATCCAATTGAGA from Vicia villosa cultivar HV-30 ecotype Madison, WI unplaced genomic scaffold, Vvil1.0 ctg.000236F_1_1_1, whole genome shotgun sequence includes these protein-coding regions:
- the LOC131625762 gene encoding uncharacterized protein LOC131625762, translating into MVMDTVSKKDGVNGCVKKPLAVAVAVASLEMDRKQDEDRVNGKNDSDSNSLSTLPRKGGMSRKLNKSKTSRRVQWNDMIGNKLVEVLEYEPSDDSDSEDDDSCLCSLM
- the LOC131625761 gene encoding uncharacterized protein LOC131625761 isoform X2 codes for the protein MGCFLQCFGLSTKRKRRKTLYKVLARESQKYGNYEVLAITEKAIIPYSEPRDQEKEKSGVKAKKKKKVSFNLNLQIYEANPSSYQVLENEEEENKDIDVKSEGRVLGDGSEAEVIRYPSNHRYYNCGYDQDEEDEMVYEESDIDDEFDEEYDWDDDDDDEGYESCENYGDDEVCDENGMKNQKALASNDAEVKSNSSGRERSMNMNSVLLPVENLTQWKAIKAKVISNKNRRKENAPSEENTSMLPLVSPCILESNDLQSKPLLKEIAVDASLSNWLVSPNYNVSSTIRCQ
- the LOC131625761 gene encoding uncharacterized protein LOC131625761 isoform X1, producing MGCFLQCFGLSTKRKRRKTLYKVLARESQKYGNYEVLAITEKAIIPYSEPRGRDQEKEKSGVKAKKKKKVSFNLNLQIYEANPSSYQVLENEEEENKDIDVKSEGRVLGDGSEAEVIRYPSNHRYYNCGYDQDEEDEMVYEESDIDDEFDEEYDWDDDDDDEGYESCENYGDDEVCDENGMKNQKALASNDAEVKSNSSGRERSMNMNSVLLPVENLTQWKAIKAKVISNKNRRKENAPSEENTSMLPLVSPCILESNDLQSKPLLKEIAVDASLSNWLVSPNYNVSSTIRCQ